From a region of the Sminthopsis crassicaudata isolate SCR6 chromosome 6, ASM4859323v1, whole genome shotgun sequence genome:
- the TMEM134 gene encoding transmembrane protein 134 isoform X6, protein MMPLSCPWRRGAREPGGPPRASGRCTLSAKARRARSSLVSSTRDSGPSSTRSSQWSFSTISNGTQRSYRACCSWTQHPLIQKNRRVVLASFLLLLLGLILILTGIGLQVNPSPGVSSAIFLVPGFLLLIPGVYHVIFIYFAVKGHRGFQFFYLPYFEK, encoded by the exons ATGATGCCTTTGAGCTGTCCCTGGAGGAGGGGGGCCCGGGAGCCGGGGGGGCCCCCGCGCGCTTCGGGGCGCTGCACTTTGAGCGCAAAAGCGAGGAGGGCGAGAAGCAGTCTCGTCTCAAGTACCAG GGACTCCGGCCCCTCCTCCACCCGCAGCTCCCAGTGGTCCTTCAGCACCATCAGCAACGGCACCCAGCGCTCCTACCGGGCCTGCTGCAG CTGGACCCAGCACCCTCTGATCCAGAAGAATCGCCGGGTGGTTCTGGCCTCCTTTCTGCTGCTGTTGTTGGGCCTCA TACTCATCCTCACCGGGATAGGACTGCAGGTGAACCCTTCTCCAG GCGTCTCCAGTGCCATCTTCCTTGTCCCTGGCTTCCTGCTGCTCATTCCTGGAG TCTACCACGTCATCTTCATTTACTTCGCTGTCAAGGGCCACCGAGGTTTCCAGTTTTTCTACTTGCCTTACTTTGAGAAATGA
- the TMEM134 gene encoding transmembrane protein 134 isoform X3, with the protein MSGGRSEFSIDDAFELSLEEGGPGAGGAPARFGALHFERKSEEGEKQSRLKYQNLENDEDGPRIPSDPDGAPKISRDSGPSSTRSSQWSFSTISNGTQRSYRACCSTHPHRDRTAGEPFSRRLQCHLPCPWLPAAHSWSLPRHLHLLRCQGPPRFPVFLLALL; encoded by the exons ATGAGCGGCGGCCGCTCCGAGTTCAGCATCGATGATGCCTTTGAGCTGTCCCTGGAGGAGGGGGGCCCGGGAGCCGGGGGGGCCCCCGCGCGCTTCGGGGCGCTGCACTTTGAGCGCAAAAGCGAGGAGGGCGAGAAGCAGTCTCGTCTCAAGTACCAG AACTTGGAGAACGACGAGGACGGGCCCCGGATCCCCTCGGACCCCGACGGAGCTCCGAAGATCAG CAGGGACTCCGGCCCCTCCTCCACCCGCAGCTCCCAGTGGTCCTTCAGCACCATCAGCAACGGCACCCAGCGCTCCTACCGGGCCTGCTGCAG TACTCATCCTCACCGGGATAGGACTGCAGGTGAACCCTTCTCCAG GCGTCTCCAGTGCCATCTTCCTTGTCCCTGGCTTCCTGCTGCTCATTCCTGGAG TCTACCACGTCATCTTCATTTACTTCGCTGTCAAGGGCCACCGAGGTTTCCAGTTTTTCTACTTGCCTTACTTTGA
- the TMEM134 gene encoding transmembrane protein 134 isoform X4, whose amino-acid sequence MSGGRSEFSIDDAFELSLEEGGPGAGGAPARFGALHFERKSEEGEKQSRLKYQNLENDEDGPRIPSDPDGAPKIRDSGPSSTRSSQWSFSTISNGTQRSYRACCSTHPHRDRTAGEPFSRRLQCHLPCPWLPAAHSWSLPRHLHLLRCQGPPRFPVFLLALL is encoded by the exons ATGAGCGGCGGCCGCTCCGAGTTCAGCATCGATGATGCCTTTGAGCTGTCCCTGGAGGAGGGGGGCCCGGGAGCCGGGGGGGCCCCCGCGCGCTTCGGGGCGCTGCACTTTGAGCGCAAAAGCGAGGAGGGCGAGAAGCAGTCTCGTCTCAAGTACCAG AACTTGGAGAACGACGAGGACGGGCCCCGGATCCCCTCGGACCCCGACGGAGCTCCGAAGATCAG GGACTCCGGCCCCTCCTCCACCCGCAGCTCCCAGTGGTCCTTCAGCACCATCAGCAACGGCACCCAGCGCTCCTACCGGGCCTGCTGCAG TACTCATCCTCACCGGGATAGGACTGCAGGTGAACCCTTCTCCAG GCGTCTCCAGTGCCATCTTCCTTGTCCCTGGCTTCCTGCTGCTCATTCCTGGAG TCTACCACGTCATCTTCATTTACTTCGCTGTCAAGGGCCACCGAGGTTTCCAGTTTTTCTACTTGCCTTACTTTGA
- the TMEM134 gene encoding transmembrane protein 134 isoform X5, which yields MMPLSCPWRRGAREPGGPPRASGRCTLSAKARRARSSLVSSTSRDSGPSSTRSSQWSFSTISNGTQRSYRACCSWTQHPLIQKNRRVVLASFLLLLLGLILILTGIGLQVNPSPGVSSAIFLVPGFLLLIPGVYHVIFIYFAVKGHRGFQFFYLPYFEK from the exons ATGATGCCTTTGAGCTGTCCCTGGAGGAGGGGGGCCCGGGAGCCGGGGGGGCCCCCGCGCGCTTCGGGGCGCTGCACTTTGAGCGCAAAAGCGAGGAGGGCGAGAAGCAGTCTCGTCTCAAGTACCAG CAGGGACTCCGGCCCCTCCTCCACCCGCAGCTCCCAGTGGTCCTTCAGCACCATCAGCAACGGCACCCAGCGCTCCTACCGGGCCTGCTGCAG CTGGACCCAGCACCCTCTGATCCAGAAGAATCGCCGGGTGGTTCTGGCCTCCTTTCTGCTGCTGTTGTTGGGCCTCA TACTCATCCTCACCGGGATAGGACTGCAGGTGAACCCTTCTCCAG GCGTCTCCAGTGCCATCTTCCTTGTCCCTGGCTTCCTGCTGCTCATTCCTGGAG TCTACCACGTCATCTTCATTTACTTCGCTGTCAAGGGCCACCGAGGTTTCCAGTTTTTCTACTTGCCTTACTTTGAGAAATGA
- the TMEM134 gene encoding transmembrane protein 134 isoform X2: protein MSGGRSEFSIDDAFELSLEEGGPGAGGAPARFGALHFERKSEEGEKQSRLKYQNLENDEDGPRIPSDPDGAPKIRDSGPSSTRSSQWSFSTISNGTQRSYRACCSWTQHPLIQKNRRVVLASFLLLLLGLILILTGIGLQVNPSPGVSSAIFLVPGFLLLIPGVYHVIFIYFAVKGHRGFQFFYLPYFEK from the exons ATGAGCGGCGGCCGCTCCGAGTTCAGCATCGATGATGCCTTTGAGCTGTCCCTGGAGGAGGGGGGCCCGGGAGCCGGGGGGGCCCCCGCGCGCTTCGGGGCGCTGCACTTTGAGCGCAAAAGCGAGGAGGGCGAGAAGCAGTCTCGTCTCAAGTACCAG AACTTGGAGAACGACGAGGACGGGCCCCGGATCCCCTCGGACCCCGACGGAGCTCCGAAGATCAG GGACTCCGGCCCCTCCTCCACCCGCAGCTCCCAGTGGTCCTTCAGCACCATCAGCAACGGCACCCAGCGCTCCTACCGGGCCTGCTGCAG CTGGACCCAGCACCCTCTGATCCAGAAGAATCGCCGGGTGGTTCTGGCCTCCTTTCTGCTGCTGTTGTTGGGCCTCA TACTCATCCTCACCGGGATAGGACTGCAGGTGAACCCTTCTCCAG GCGTCTCCAGTGCCATCTTCCTTGTCCCTGGCTTCCTGCTGCTCATTCCTGGAG TCTACCACGTCATCTTCATTTACTTCGCTGTCAAGGGCCACCGAGGTTTCCAGTTTTTCTACTTGCCTTACTTTGAGAAATGA
- the TMEM134 gene encoding transmembrane protein 134 isoform X1 — protein MSGGRSEFSIDDAFELSLEEGGPGAGGAPARFGALHFERKSEEGEKQSRLKYQNLENDEDGPRIPSDPDGAPKISRDSGPSSTRSSQWSFSTISNGTQRSYRACCSWTQHPLIQKNRRVVLASFLLLLLGLILILTGIGLQVNPSPGVSSAIFLVPGFLLLIPGVYHVIFIYFAVKGHRGFQFFYLPYFEK, from the exons ATGAGCGGCGGCCGCTCCGAGTTCAGCATCGATGATGCCTTTGAGCTGTCCCTGGAGGAGGGGGGCCCGGGAGCCGGGGGGGCCCCCGCGCGCTTCGGGGCGCTGCACTTTGAGCGCAAAAGCGAGGAGGGCGAGAAGCAGTCTCGTCTCAAGTACCAG AACTTGGAGAACGACGAGGACGGGCCCCGGATCCCCTCGGACCCCGACGGAGCTCCGAAGATCAG CAGGGACTCCGGCCCCTCCTCCACCCGCAGCTCCCAGTGGTCCTTCAGCACCATCAGCAACGGCACCCAGCGCTCCTACCGGGCCTGCTGCAG CTGGACCCAGCACCCTCTGATCCAGAAGAATCGCCGGGTGGTTCTGGCCTCCTTTCTGCTGCTGTTGTTGGGCCTCA TACTCATCCTCACCGGGATAGGACTGCAGGTGAACCCTTCTCCAG GCGTCTCCAGTGCCATCTTCCTTGTCCCTGGCTTCCTGCTGCTCATTCCTGGAG TCTACCACGTCATCTTCATTTACTTCGCTGTCAAGGGCCACCGAGGTTTCCAGTTTTTCTACTTGCCTTACTTTGAGAAATGA